The following coding sequences are from one Candidatus Nanopelagicus hibericus window:
- the efeU gene encoding iron uptake transporter permease EfeU: protein MLSTFLIALREGLEAALIVGILVAYVVKTDRRNLLAPIWSGVALALAASFALGGFLSFTSAELSERGEQFFAGTTSFLAVALVTWMVFWMKRAARTLRDELHGKVDNALSAGPLALAAAAFFAVAREGLETALFVYTNFKTVAATSSASVGLVLGLTLAVVLGYLIYNRAIQLNLSKFFTITGVALIVVAAGVLSYGVHEYQELGWIPGDGSYAWDISSVMAKDSIAGSVLAGTIGFDVNTSWIQLFFWAAYLSIVLRLYTKPAKAKTLV, encoded by the coding sequence ATGTTAAGTACATTTCTAATCGCCCTTCGTGAGGGGCTCGAGGCTGCATTAATTGTGGGAATTTTAGTTGCATATGTGGTCAAGACAGATCGTAGAAACTTACTTGCTCCAATTTGGAGTGGTGTGGCGTTGGCACTTGCTGCCAGCTTTGCATTGGGCGGCTTTTTATCCTTCACCTCAGCTGAGTTAAGTGAGCGCGGTGAGCAATTCTTTGCTGGCACGACATCATTTTTGGCAGTGGCCCTAGTTACCTGGATGGTTTTTTGGATGAAGCGGGCAGCAAGAACTTTAAGAGATGAGTTGCATGGCAAGGTCGATAACGCCCTTTCTGCTGGTCCATTAGCACTTGCAGCTGCAGCCTTTTTTGCAGTTGCCCGTGAAGGATTAGAGACTGCGCTATTTGTTTATACAAACTTCAAGACAGTTGCTGCAACATCCTCAGCATCTGTTGGATTAGTTTTAGGTTTAACTCTGGCGGTAGTTTTGGGGTATTTAATCTATAACCGAGCTATTCAACTTAATCTAAGTAAGTTTTTTACTATCACTGGTGTTGCACTGATTGTTGTGGCAGCAGGAGTTCTCTCCTATGGAGTGCATGAGTATCAAGAGCTTGGTTGGATTCCAGGTGATGGCTCTTACGCTTGGGATATCTCATCTGTAATGGCGAAGGATTCAATAGCTGGCTCAGTACTTGCTGGCACTATTGGTTTTGATGTAAATACCTCTTGGATTCAGCTTTTCTTTTGGGCGGCTTATCT